The Methanosphaera sp. sequence TTTAAGACTCTTTGGATGCATCATACCAACACGAATACGGAAATCACCATCAATTGCTGCAACACGATTTAATAAATCAGCAAATGATTCACCACTATCAAGACCAAAACATGCAGTATCTTGTGCTGTTATTTGAAGTTCACGAGCACCATTTTCAACTGCTTCTTTTGCTTCTTCAACAATTGCATCAATAGGATAACTTACAAGAGCACCACGTGCAACTCTTGTACAACAGAACCTACATGAACCATTACATCCTTCACAAATCTGGAGAATATGAATAAATTCATTGTTAGATTTAATATTTGCACCCGCTTTTATAATATTAGTCTTACCATATTCATGTACAACTTCATCATTTAATGCTTTTTTAACAACATAGTCGATCTTATCAACCTTATGAGGACCAATCCAGCAGTTATCACCAGCAAATTTATTTAGTCTTTGGCTGTCAACTTCAACCATACATCCACCAACAATAAGCTTCTTATCAGGATAATTCTTTTTAATCTTATCAATCTTTGTAATCATCTTCTGTTCTGTTGGAAGCTTTACATAACATGTATTTAATATAATAACATCACAATCTTCAAGATTATCAACAATTTCATAGCCCTGCTCTTGTAATATTTTTGTCATTATATTTGTATCTGCCTTATTGAATGTACATCCATGTGTTTCTAAATAAATTTTTTTCATTTTAATCCCAAGTTAAATTATTAAATAATTATTTTCTATCTTTATCTTTTATTGTTGTTTTAATAACATACTCTGATAAATCATATTTAACTTTTGATTTATCTTTAGCTGGAAGAAGTCTTCCATAAACTCTTTTAATAACCTTAGCATATGCATATCCTTTTCTCATATTACGTTCAAGTGTTTTAAATGCATATACCTGGAACTTAAGACCATTAACTTCTCCAATATCACCTATTGAAAAGATAAAGTCACGTTCAACTTCAATTTTATGTGAAAGTACTGTTCCATGATTGTCAATACTAAGTCCAATACGTGCAAGAGTATCAAGTGATTTTACCCATATTGTTTTTATATCAACAACAGGACATTCAAATACACGTTTTTCTTCATTGTTTTCAATAGATGTAACTTCAACATCTTTATTGTCAATATAGAGAAGTGTTCCAACTTCAAGATATTCATCAGAATATAATTCTACTTCACTTTTCCATGATCTTTCAAATTCACTGATAATTACACGTACATTAATAGGATGTACTTCTTCTTCTGCTGTTGTATTGTAGATGTGATCACAATTATCACATTTTACAAGTAATTGTCTTGTTTTTTTACCTTTTGATTTTATTATCTCATATTCATCATAGCCACATACAGGACATGTCATCTTATTTTTCCTCCTTATTTTTAAGGTATTGATTTACAA is a genomic window containing:
- a CDS encoding tRNA (N(6)-L-threonylcarbamoyladenosine(37)-C(2))-methylthiotransferase; its protein translation is MKKIYLETHGCTFNKADTNIMTKILQEQGYEIVDNLEDCDVIILNTCYVKLPTEQKMITKIDKIKKNYPDKKLIVGGCMVEVDSQRLNKFAGDNCWIGPHKVDKIDYVVKKALNDEVVHEYGKTNIIKAGANIKSNNEFIHILQICEGCNGSCRFCCTRVARGALVSYPIDAIVEEAKEAVENGARELQITAQDTACFGLDSGESFADLLNRVAAIDGDFRIRVGMMHPKSLKNNLDGVIDAFKNNEKIYNFIHLPIQTGSDKVLTEMNRLHTLDEYYDILNKFKSEIPSLSFATDIIVGYPTETEEDFIQTLDLIDDIKPDIIHISKYMHRPGAESTKLKEIDHKTMKDRSHRVNDLKDKVMLEDNKSYVGLKCRVLVIDEGSSGGYVGYTDSYKNVIIKEEVELGTFVDVEIIEANRTYLLARLIE
- a CDS encoding HVO_0476 family zinc finger protein, whose translation is MTCPVCGYDEYEIIKSKGKKTRQLLVKCDNCDHIYNTTAEEEVHPINVRVIISEFERSWKSEVELYSDEYLEVGTLLYIDNKDVEVTSIENNEEKRVFECPVVDIKTIWVKSLDTLARIGLSIDNHGTVLSHKIEVERDFIFSIGDIGEVNGLKFQVYAFKTLERNMRKGYAYAKVIKRVYGRLLPAKDKSKVKYDLSEYVIKTTIKDKDRK